The following are from one region of the Rhizobacter sp. AJA081-3 genome:
- a CDS encoding site-specific recombinase — MARAGSGWDLTALLNAADPKAPLAERHLWLVRLMEWLRRAPLEGEAERSTPTPVLRLKHLLNVLQRNPPQRAAVGAMLARIWREVDTVALFADFGFAPRMNLFGELGQRLRLRLLPITPETLDLGELFALLFPRDRDAQWLDAIDDDTLARLVEALGPMLAQGDGWRRPLADGIVYLAAAVRASGHSGALRQRMSPELLADDPFRQLASAAERLGARAADADNTLLLQESQYLRALLDACRRCADSVHAHLEQYGVSVNVVFEVDQLRERCDRIEAVLNTLLAPQPARELLHLIAGLARQAEERRGIRSLFARHYSLLARKVAERSAATGEHYITRDRAAYRAMLRAAAGGGAVIVGTTFVKFLVGALGLAAFWAGLLAGVNYAGSFVIIHLLHWTVATKQPAMTAPAMADKLGDLADDAKVEAFVDEVAHLIRSQAAGIFGNLMVAGPVVLGVQLAWQAAFGAPLVGKPQAEYVLHSLTLLGPTALYAAFTGVLLFASSLIAGWAENWFVWHRLDSAIAWNPRSIALLGAARARRWGAWWRANVSGLAANISLGLMLGLVPAVATFFALPLEVRHVTLSTGQLAAALGALGAEVLHDSAFWWCAAGIAVTGVLNLTVSFVLAFKVALRSRGIRLADRSRIYRAIRARLRHAPVSFVLPPKDSA, encoded by the coding sequence ATGGCCCGCGCGGGCTCGGGCTGGGACCTGACGGCGCTGCTCAACGCGGCCGACCCGAAGGCGCCGCTGGCCGAGCGCCACCTGTGGCTGGTGCGGCTGATGGAGTGGCTGCGCCGCGCGCCGCTGGAAGGCGAAGCCGAGCGCAGCACGCCCACGCCGGTGCTGCGACTGAAGCACCTGCTCAACGTGCTGCAGCGCAACCCGCCGCAGCGCGCCGCGGTGGGCGCCATGCTGGCGCGCATCTGGCGCGAGGTGGACACGGTGGCGCTGTTCGCCGACTTCGGCTTCGCGCCGCGCATGAACCTCTTCGGCGAGCTCGGCCAGCGGCTGCGCCTGCGGCTGCTGCCGATCACGCCGGAGACGCTGGACCTGGGCGAGCTGTTCGCCCTGCTCTTCCCGCGCGATCGCGACGCGCAGTGGCTCGATGCCATCGACGACGACACGCTGGCGCGGCTGGTCGAGGCGCTCGGGCCGATGCTCGCCCAGGGCGACGGCTGGCGCCGGCCGCTGGCCGACGGCATCGTCTACCTCGCCGCGGCAGTGCGGGCGTCGGGCCACTCGGGCGCCCTGCGCCAGCGCATGAGCCCGGAGCTGCTGGCCGACGACCCGTTCCGCCAGCTCGCCAGCGCCGCCGAGCGGCTGGGCGCCCGGGCGGCCGACGCCGACAACACGCTGCTGCTGCAGGAATCGCAGTACCTGCGCGCGCTGCTCGATGCCTGCCGGCGCTGCGCCGACAGCGTGCATGCGCACCTCGAGCAGTACGGCGTGTCGGTGAACGTGGTGTTCGAGGTCGACCAGCTGCGCGAGCGCTGCGACCGCATCGAGGCCGTGCTCAACACCCTGCTCGCGCCGCAGCCGGCGCGCGAGTTGCTGCACCTGATCGCCGGCCTGGCCCGGCAGGCGGAAGAGCGGCGCGGCATCCGCAGCCTGTTCGCGCGGCACTACTCGCTCCTCGCGCGCAAGGTGGCCGAGCGCAGCGCCGCCACCGGCGAGCACTACATCACCCGCGACCGCGCCGCGTACCGCGCGATGCTGCGCGCGGCGGCCGGCGGGGGTGCGGTGATCGTCGGCACCACCTTCGTCAAGTTCCTCGTCGGCGCGCTCGGCCTGGCTGCGTTCTGGGCCGGGCTGCTGGCCGGCGTCAACTACGCGGGCAGCTTCGTGATCATCCACCTGCTGCACTGGACGGTGGCGACCAAGCAGCCGGCGATGACCGCGCCGGCGATGGCCGACAAGCTCGGCGACCTGGCCGACGACGCCAAGGTGGAGGCCTTCGTCGACGAGGTCGCGCACCTGATCCGCTCGCAGGCGGCCGGCATCTTCGGCAACCTGATGGTCGCCGGGCCGGTGGTGCTGGGGGTGCAGCTCGCCTGGCAGGCGGCGTTCGGCGCGCCGCTGGTGGGCAAGCCGCAGGCCGAGTACGTGCTGCATTCGCTGACGCTGCTCGGCCCCACGGCGCTGTATGCGGCCTTCACCGGCGTGCTGCTGTTCGCCAGTTCGCTGATCGCCGGCTGGGCGGAGAACTGGTTCGTCTGGCACCGCCTGGACAGCGCGATCGCCTGGAACCCACGCTCCATCGCACTGCTCGGCGCCGCGCGCGCCCGGCGCTGGGGCGCCTGGTGGCGCGCCAACGTCTCGGGGCTGGCCGCCAACATTTCGCTCGGCCTGATGCTCGGCCTGGTGCCGGCGGTGGCCACGTTCTTCGCACTGCCGCTGGAGGTGCGCCACGTCACGCTCTCCACCGGCCAACTGGCCGCGGCGCTCGGCGCACTGGGCGCCGAAGTGCTGCATGACAGCGCGTTCTGGTGGTGCGCGGCCGGCATCGCGGTGACCGGTGTGCTCAACCTCACGGTGAGTTTCGTGCTCGCCTTCAAGGTGGCGCTGCGCTCGCGCGGCATCCGCCTGGCCGACCGCAGCCGCATCTATCGCGCCATCCGCGCGCGGCTGCGGCACGCGCCGGTGTCGTTCGTGCTGCCGCCGAAGGATTCAGCGTGA
- the apaG gene encoding Co2+/Mg2+ efflux protein ApaG, giving the protein MAKPEFTSSVVVRPLPEQSDPGNGEHAFAYTITIRNTGDVTAQLIARHWVVTDADGHVDEVRGLAVVGHQPMLKPGESFEYTSWTRIATPHGTMRGEFFCMTEDAQPFDAPVPEFGLTTASALH; this is encoded by the coding sequence ATGGCCAAACCCGAGTTCACCAGCAGCGTCGTCGTGCGCCCCCTGCCCGAGCAGTCCGACCCCGGCAACGGCGAGCATGCGTTCGCCTACACCATCACCATCCGCAACACCGGCGACGTGACGGCCCAGCTCATCGCGCGCCACTGGGTGGTCACCGACGCCGACGGCCACGTCGACGAGGTGCGCGGCCTGGCCGTGGTGGGCCACCAGCCGATGCTCAAGCCGGGCGAGAGTTTCGAGTACACGAGCTGGACGCGCATCGCCACGCCGCACGGCACGATGCGCGGCGAGTTCTTCTGCATGACCGAGGACGCGCAACCTTTCGACGCGCCGGTGCCCGAATTCGGGCTGACCACGGCGTCGGCGCTGCATTGA
- the rpe gene encoding ribulose-phosphate 3-epimerase has protein sequence MSTFRIAPSILSADFARLGEEVRDVLAAGADWIHFDVMDNHYVPNLTFGPMVCEALRKHAVKPDGHKAPIDVHLMVQPVDALASAFAKAGADLVSFHPEASAHVDRTLQLIKAEGCQGGLVFNPATPLDVLDWVIDKVDLVLIMSVNPGFGGQSFIPAALKKIERARKIIDASGRDIRLEVDGGIKIDNIRAVADAGADTFVAGSAIFGQRDYKVVIDAMRARLAG, from the coding sequence ATGAGCACCTTTCGCATCGCCCCCAGCATCCTCTCCGCCGATTTCGCCCGACTCGGCGAGGAGGTGCGCGACGTGCTCGCCGCTGGCGCCGACTGGATCCACTTCGACGTGATGGACAACCACTACGTGCCCAACCTGACCTTCGGACCGATGGTCTGCGAGGCGCTGCGCAAGCATGCGGTGAAGCCCGACGGCCACAAGGCGCCGATCGACGTGCACCTGATGGTGCAGCCGGTCGATGCGCTGGCGAGCGCCTTCGCCAAGGCGGGCGCCGATCTGGTCAGCTTCCACCCCGAGGCGAGTGCGCATGTCGACCGCACGCTGCAGCTCATCAAGGCCGAGGGCTGCCAGGGCGGGCTGGTGTTCAACCCGGCCACGCCGCTGGATGTGCTCGACTGGGTGATCGACAAGGTCGACCTCGTGCTCATCATGAGCGTCAACCCCGGCTTCGGCGGCCAGAGTTTCATCCCGGCGGCATTGAAAAAGATCGAGCGCGCGCGCAAGATCATCGACGCCAGCGGGCGCGACATCCGCCTCGAGGTCGACGGTGGCATCAAGATCGACAACATCCGCGCCGTGGCCGACGCCGGAGCCGACACCTTCGTGGCCGGCAGTGCGATCTTCGGCCAGCGAGACTACAAGGTGGTGATCGACGCGATGCGCGCGCGGCTCGCCGGCTGA